CAggcttcatatttttataatatgcacATGACATTGGTAATTTCTAAAATCTTTTAAGgcaaatttctaatttttttttcaaacatttatttaaaggtGATGGAGCGATGAACAGAGGATAACACCATTTGCAATTAGAGaagtaataatatacatacatacatttatatatatatatatatatatatatatatatatatatatatatatatatatatatatatatatatatgtgtgtgtgtgtgtgtgtgtgtgtgtgtgtgtgtatatatatataccgtatatgccCACGTATAAGGCAACTCAGCatataagacgacccccaatttATTAGTTAGTTGgtacatagataaaataaatacctATTGGAATTATCGTACCAAAAACGTCACTATCGGTGGAGTAATACCCGTTGGAAGTAGATCcgcatgaatgtattcctttaaaattggaaagaaccTGATATcaaggataactggggaactatCGGTATCACAAAACCCTataatttgattataaaatactaccaaggaaatactggcctttagtaaacaacCAGGCTCGTAAGTCGAGCACGACTGGGAACTCAGAACGGTGGCCAGTAATAacggtggccagtaataaagtcacagaaaaacgtcacagaaaaaaattcacaactttgggtgggaaaaaaaaaaagtcgcattaATTTATGGTGGTTAGTAATGAAATCatagggaaaaattcacaattttggctaggagaaaaagtcacaggaaaaataatttttaccacAAAACTGAACTTTTCtgccataaaaataatcataactttttctgtgactttttttcctgtgactttattacctggATTCACTATGAACACGGCTATTTTTCGTAAACTAGAAAGTTAGACTACCCCTATTTACCCTTttggtaacttcaaattatctatcaatgttaaaaTGTCACTGATAATAAGTTTCAATAtcaaaattgtttaatattattgccttataataatggAACTCTGCATAAAGCTAATAACAAAGTGAGAGCGATCCTAACGTCTGATTATGATAATTACCTgcaattattactgtaattacagttgttttatttacagtatcGATAGCTGAGTCATTAGTGATCCACTTGAATTACCTACGGGTTTACCGTTATTACAGTTGTTTACAGTATCGATAATTATGATGGTAGTTAACTATTGACACAACTATCGACACTTCAGGGGCTAGCTTGTCATTAAAAATCACGGCAGGAAATAAGGTTTGCTTTTTATACTCGAAGTATAAAACAACCCCCCATTTTAAAAATCTCAgcaggatttaaggtttgctttttaTACTCGACGTATAAGACGACCCCCCATTTTGGGGGAGATTTCTTAGGGTTAAAAGGTCGCCTCACACGACAGAAGAGCGTGAGTGCACTTTTAAGGTATGTCATTCGCAATGGGTCCAGGCAGGAAATGAGATTACTCACTGGGAGCGCTTAAACGCTGGGGAAACTGCAAGTCCCAGGttttgatctctttttttttcgtctacCTCCTACTGTGTGAGCTGTTTACGGGTTCTCGAGTATTCTTTACAGAGGTCAGTCGGTGTCCAAATGCTGGAGAAAACAGCATTCCCCCTCAGGCGAAATAGGAAGTCATAAAAGCCAGCCAGACTCCCCAATCACgtctttacgggctgctccaggagcaagagcccgtgccagcacaaggctggcttaatcttaaaaaacaacaacaacaatcacacTCAGTCTTGCTCAGTCCACCTTCCAGTCAGTAAGAAATGTCTTGCTGCTTTCTTAACCTTGTTACGTGCACGGtactctttctgtgaactggaacctAGGCTACAAGCAGCCAAGCCACAAGCAGCCCTTTGAATTCTAAAAGGAATATACTGCAGATCATCCAGCCTTTATTGCAAAGTGCTCATTGCATTGCAACTCACGGTACGTCCTATTGGCATTCGAGttaccagttctctgttccttatcctgaatctctcatttaacttcataatttctctccccaGTAAATGCTCTCTGATAGCCCGTTACGCAGTGTTCAAGTGCTTTCCTGTGTGGATTAATTTCGTGAATTAAGCGTCCCTTGCTCATAGTGAACCTTGAGTTATTCCTCCCATGTGCTTGTAATTGCTATTGAGAGAAGCCACATATACACAAAGCTTtatctgggatttttttttccatagactTGTTATATCGTTCTCCCTCGTCTTCCTGAACATCCAActtgcctggagaattctgcCCGAATGCGGGCAGGCTCAGCAACGTGCATTATTGCAAGAAACCAAAATCTGTACTGCTCGAGCCGCGGGTTCTCCGTTGTGCTGTGAATTGTATCAGTTATTTGCTCATTGCAAGCAGAATCAGTAATTTAGTGTGATGTTAGATTCTAgcactgattttatttattgagagtggaatcagtattctattatttgaaatgccataGTTGTGTACAATAAAGTAGAATTTGTACtgatcagaactttcaattggcgacctTCCGTTATCCTTAtgtgtgattttatctttcatgtgtttagtggatatatatatatatatatatatatatatatatatatatatatatatatatatatatatatatatatatatatatatatatatatatatatatatataataaatgcatacAGTCACACCTCAACTTGAGAGTCACTTTGGGGTTCTGGCCTTTCTGTTAAGTAACGAAGACATTATATTATACCCTGCACTAGAATATTTTCCAGATATCTTACCATTAACAGCAGTATCACAtcgttcctaacctaaactagccTGTACTTTACGCTTAacattcagtttaaaatatattaaaaattttatcacatccAAAACGGTAGtataggaaaaaataatcataatatggttgctgataagtacagaagtacGCTAAGCTGAAATGCGACTGTATACAGATGAAAGTGACTTATCCTTAAGCCACCAGGAGGCATAAGTCTGAACCTGgctattacatacatatatacataattatatatatatatatatatatatatatatatatatatatatatatatatatatatatatatatatatatatatatttgtacagagaTGACAATGTCTTATACATAGCCACCAAGAGTCATGCATTTGTCATATATAATCACCCGTAAgcttaagttattcccaaggtggtATAAAGAAGTATTTATGGCATAATAATTTCAAGTATAAGAATTCacgtgtgaattagtgacaaaagtactttatatatgtatatgtgtgtgtgtgtatatatatatctaataaaattatatatatatatatatacagatatatatgttggaagtgggtgtgggtgtgtgtgtgtataattgggAAATTAAATGTTAACATCAGTGCGGTATAATGATGTGGAGTACCACCATAAGCAACAACGATCACAAGACCATACAATAAGCATGACTGACTTACAATACGGTGCGTTTTTATACGTACAATATGAATATACACCATGCAACGTGCATGGAACTGAAGGTAATGACGCACTCCTGTCACCTGTAACTGGCTACGGAtaactgatccatttatcacaagGTTTGAAACCCCGTTATGTCTGGCATAGTCACCTGttaatataaattagaaaatatcaGGTAAAAGGGTGATTTATCACTACTGCAAGCAGCTGATGAACTCATTGCATATATGTTTCACTATATCTAGAGTTTCTTCACTAACAACCACAGCCGTTTGAAAATAGTCAAATAATGATATTTCGAATAGTTATTACTCAGTATCATTACTTTTTCTGTGGtattaaattttacatttgattttcagCACAACTGGCTATACGAGATGGTACAAAGAGTATGTAATAAACCGGCTACACAGCCATGCGCATAAAAATCTTTTGTATAATGCACTAGGTGTTTTACGTTTTACTGCTGCTGTCAAAAGCCTCAGCACTGACAGAGAAGACATATCTGCAGAGCTCTGTCATCGCCCTCCACAGCATATTTCAAAACACAATGGATGCGTTATTTTTATCAACACGACATTACATCAGACAACAGTGTCAGTCTGTCTTGAAcaaaaaaacaaggacaaaaagACACTTTAAAAATCTAATGAGTCAATGCACAGCATAAGAATGAGAACAGAAAAAATCAGTGACTGGTATTCTTTATGGTAAACTCaatatttcctgttatattttatttcatgtgatCGATCGTTAAATTTATATTAGAATCAGTAGAGTCCTCTTTGAATTCGGTCAACGTCATATAAACAAGCATATACCTTGAATAGGGTTTATCTGTATATAAATGATAACTTTGACCTGCGACGCACAGCAtgatctgtacatatatatataataatatatatatatatatatatatatatatatatatatatatatatatatatatatatatatatatatatatttatatatatatatatatatatatatatatatatatataattgaatcacgaatatatggaacgtgatgaatgtataaataaaaggcaaatgccactGAGGGAAACTGAAACAACGAAGtggttgtttcaattttcctccgtggcatttgcctttatatatatatatatatatatatatatatatatatatatatatatatgtgtgtgtgtgtgtgtgtgtatatatatgtatacatatatatatatatatatatatatatatgtaaatacatatacatatatatatgcatatgtatatgtatatatatataatatatatatatatatacatattcatacatgatatatatatatatatatatatatatatatatatatatatatatatatatatatatacagtgtatgtttCTTTGCATGAAATGCGCATCCCTCATCAATGATTATGTAAAAACTATCTATCTACTCTCGTGTACGAGGTTAAATTTAAAATCTATATACTATTACGGGATTGCCGTAGTACTCACTTAATAGAATGCGATTCAAATAGTGATATTCATCAACAGAATCCAAAGTCTGCATGTGGGAAATCTAGCGTTAGGCATTGCAATATTGGTTCCGTACCCCTAACATGTTACTGATATTAATGTCTATGACCATGGATCGATTTGGCCGTCTTCGACCTGGTCAGCTACGCCAATGGTCATTTGCAGATCATGCTGTGCGTCGCAGGTTAACGTTATCATCCACGTACAGGCAGACCACATTCAAGGTTATATGCTTGTTTATATGGCGCTAGCTGAGTTCATAGAGATctctatttattcttatataaatctAACGGTcgcatgaaataaaatataacaggaaatattttattttaaagaataccAATCACTGATTCTCTTTCTGACCTCATTTTTATGCTGCTTCATTTTTGTcctgtttttttgtttaagaCAGAGACTGACACTGTTGTCTGATATAAATCTTGTGCTGATAGAAATAACGCATCCATTGTGTTTTGAATTGTGCtgtggagggtgatgatcaacccTCCCACAcaagcaatatataaatatatatatatatatatatatatatatatatatatatatatatatatatatatatatatatattatatatatatatatatatatacatatatatatatatatatatatatatatatacagtatatatatagataatatatatatatatatatatatatatatatatatgctgtataatatatatatacagggtgtatatatatacatatatatagtatatatatattatatatatatatatatatatagtatatattatatatatattttatatatatatcatatataatatacatatatttatattatattatatatatgatatatatatatatatatatatatattatatatatataatatatatgatatataatatatataaaatatatatatatatatatatatatatatatatatatacagtatatatatatatatatatatttatatacacatatatatttatatatacatatatatattatatatatatatatatatatatatatatatatatatataatatatatatatatatatatatatatatatatatatatatatatatttatatgtgtgcatgtacgtatgtatgtatatgtatatatatatatatatatatatatatatatatatatatatatatataaaatcgatatgtatatatatatatatatatatatatatatatatatatatatatatatatatatatatatatatatatatattcacaactatttatttaatcatttattttttctttttaataagtgctctcttctctctgtatttcccattaccttctgttacttctttcgaatgaacaccatattctttgggagcttgaagtTCAAGAATGgctccagtgggcttgttccatatgaatagggttcatcttctgaataataataatagtgaagacatgtataaacttgatccactAATGTCTgagaaatgtgtaaaatgtatagattttaagaAAGATAGTTGACATGGACGGGAAAAAGGTAAGTGGCCACCTAAGCAGATAATCAGATTTGTAAACAGAGTTCTCGATCTCAGATGCAAATGAGTGTCTTGCTCCACCCACttgcacctgtcaggtgtgaatatttggtttccaacgGTCTGTACATTCGTTTGTACTGTCCCTTTAGCATAAATATTGTAACTTTATACTATGTATGTCTTGAGAAAATGTCGTAGATACACAGTCGAAACTGCTGAGAATTTAcacccatttttattttcacctgtggaaaAGTGTGAAAAAGTAAATCACGTGTCAGTATGGAAGTGAGATTCTCTGCGTTCTTAAATGAATGATTTGGCCACTTTGCTGGAGTTTCCAAACATGAGTACTCCCCTGGGGTATTTACTCACcccaatacaaaaatatttatagtgttactattatgtaaaatatagtcATACTGCTGGTTCAGGATATATCTACAATCCCTGTTGAACAGTTTGAATCGCCTGTAGCTgattgatattaatataaaatagtactagaaaataaatgataatactaaGGAAAACCTACCAAAACGCTGATTCAGATCgcatttactttgaaaataccCACAGGATACACCATTTTGTGTgactttttgatatttttgatgaatgttaacataaaaaattacaaaataggcAAATCTCCCGTACAAActacattaaatgaaaacttgatctaaagatataattatttattgaaattaagcttattatacatttgttacataaacataaacatggtttctttatcaaaagtaaacacaaaatgGTTCCATGagttgaaatgacaaaaaaaaaaagtgagctcATTACATAGCATTAAATTTGTTGCATAAACTTAAACATggtttctttatcaaaaaatatttccatgaattgaaactgaaaaaaaaaaatcagtgtgagCTCATTGCATACAGCATTACATTCACTCTGATTCACCACTTGCTGTATTTTCGCAATCTATGCAGCTCACAGTCATCTTACTGTGATCCTTACAAACATGTTCACCGCAAGTGCTGCATACTGTTTTCACCTTTTGGTCCTTTGACCTGGTGCAAAATACACATCTCTTTGCTTGGCACTGTAATGTCTGTGAGTTTGATGAGGTTATTGCTTCTGCAGCTTTGGGGAACAGTCTTCCAATCTCGGTTCTGAGACTTTTTGGCAGGCGAATGTTCTGGAGTCTCCTCTTTAGAGTGTCCTCTAATAGCATCATGCATACTTTCTTGATGAATTTGCGGCGCTTGAGTTTATTCTGTGGGTTGTGAGCATACAGAACATACGAATTTACACAGACGATGTTCAGGAGAACAAAGAACACAGTTAGAGGCCAACGCCGGCTGTTTCTGGGAACGCTATACTTATCCATCATCATGTCGACCACATCTACTCCTTTGGTTGAATTATAGAACGTGATGATTTCAGGTTTTTTGTCATCACCTGTAGCTTCGTCTATCTTTGCATCATGGTGCATGCTACTAACGAGCACcacatgtttcttcttcttcttactctttgGTATGAATGAGACTAATGTAAGGTTGTCTCCAAATCCAAACATGCTGTCCACAAGAGGTCTATTCTTTGTCACCAAGAATTCTGGGGGAATCTCCCTCTTGTTCTTTCTGAGGGTCCCCACAGTAGTCAAGTTATGGTCACGAAGTAGTGATTCCACTAGTGGATAGCTAGTATACCAATTATCAAATGTTACATTTCTAGCAGACCCAGAGGTGTCAGAAATAAGTCTTGTGACCAC
The nucleotide sequence above comes from Macrobrachium rosenbergii isolate ZJJX-2024 chromosome 1, ASM4041242v1, whole genome shotgun sequence. Encoded proteins:
- the LOC136839622 gene encoding piggyBac transposable element-derived protein 4-like, producing the protein MRTPRLRVDIRLVVAGVEIEQNCKKNYTPSEFVTIGEMLVAFRGHCPFRQYIPSKPAKYGIKIHALCDAKTFYVCNMEIYAGTQPDGLFKADKQYNSSQAVVTRLISDTSGSARNVTFDNWYTSYPLVESLLRDHNLTTVGTLRKNKREIPPEFLVTKNRPLVDSMFGFGDNLTLVSFIPKSKKKKKHVVLVSSMHHDAKIDEATGDDKKPEIITFYNSTKGVDVVDMMMDKYSVPRNSRRWPLTVFFVLLNIVCVNSYVLYAHNPQNKLKRRKFIKKVCMMLLEDTLKRRLQNIRLPKSLRTEIGRLFPKAAEAITSSNSQTLQCQAKRCVFCTRSKDQKDTWGDASRWSRHLEDDTSWAMVTIHARHRGPYHRQMP